Proteins co-encoded in one Flavobacterium sp. M31R6 genomic window:
- the queA gene encoding tRNA preQ1(34) S-adenosylmethionine ribosyltransferase-isomerase QueA — protein MKLSHFQFNLPKELLAEYPAENRDESRLMVIDRKKQTIEHKMFKDVIDYFDDGDVLILNNTKVFPARLYGNKEKTGARIEVFLLRELNAEQRLWDVLVDPARKIRIGNKLYFGDDDSLVAEVIDNTTSRGRTLRFLYDGSYEEFRNKLTELGETPIPKYISRDVTPEDAERYQTIYAKEEGAVAAPTAGLHFSKHLLKRLEIKGVKFAEVTLHVGLGTFNPVEVEDLSKHKMDSEELKITQEACDIVNAAKAAKKRICTVGTTSMRAVESSVSSQNTLNPYDGWTNKFVFPPHDFSIPTCMITNFHTPKSTLLMMVSAFCGHDLMKRAYEEAIKEEYKFYSYGDAMLII, from the coding sequence ATGAAATTATCTCACTTTCAATTCAATTTACCAAAAGAACTTCTTGCAGAATATCCAGCCGAAAATAGAGATGAGTCTCGATTGATGGTTATTGACCGTAAGAAACAAACGATAGAACATAAAATGTTTAAAGACGTTATCGATTATTTTGATGATGGTGATGTTTTAATATTGAATAATACCAAAGTTTTTCCTGCCCGTTTATACGGAAACAAAGAAAAAACTGGAGCAAGAATTGAAGTGTTTTTGCTTAGAGAGTTAAACGCAGAACAAAGACTTTGGGACGTTTTAGTAGACCCAGCCCGTAAAATCAGAATCGGAAATAAATTGTACTTCGGAGATGACGATTCATTAGTGGCCGAGGTAATCGATAATACTACTTCTCGTGGAAGAACATTGCGTTTTCTTTATGACGGATCTTATGAAGAATTCAGAAATAAATTAACAGAACTAGGAGAAACTCCTATTCCTAAATACATTAGTCGTGACGTAACTCCAGAAGATGCAGAGCGTTACCAAACAATTTATGCCAAAGAAGAAGGAGCTGTTGCAGCACCAACTGCTGGTTTACACTTCTCTAAACATTTGTTGAAAAGATTGGAAATCAAAGGAGTTAAATTTGCCGAAGTAACACTACACGTTGGTTTAGGAACTTTCAATCCAGTTGAGGTTGAGGATTTGTCGAAACACAAAATGGATTCTGAGGAATTAAAAATTACTCAAGAAGCTTGTGATATCGTAAACGCTGCCAAAGCTGCCAAAAAGAGAATATGTACCGTAGGAACAACTTCTATGCGTGCCGTAGAAAGTTCAGTTTCTTCACAAAACACACTGAATCCTTACGATGGTTGGACAAATAAATTTGTTTTCCCTCCTCACGATTTCAGTATACCAACTTGTATGATTACCAATTTTCATACGCCAAAATCAACTTTGTTAATGATGGTTTCTGCTTTCTGTGGACATGATTTAATGAAAAGAGCGTACGAAGAAGCAATCAAAGAAGAATATAAATTCTACTCTTACGGAGATGCAATGTTGATTATCTAA
- the aroA gene encoding 3-phosphoshikimate 1-carboxyvinyltransferase, giving the protein MNLLLQTSQHDLQEQIAITGSKSETNRLLLLQALYPNITLANTSNSDDSEVMQKALNGNEEIVDIHHAGTAMRFLTAYFAVNEGREVVLTGSQRMTERPIKVLVEALQQLGAQITYEKEEGYPPIRIKGQKITASKVSIPANVSSQYISALLLVAPKLENGIELTLVGEITSVPYIKMTLALLNDLNIQTSFVGNVITVHPKKEVETKVMTVESDWSSASYFFSLVALAKTASISLTSYKETSLQGDSALVEIYKEMGVTSHFEGNKLTLTKQSDFEYKDLNFELNNTPDIAQTIVVTCLGLGIGCHLTGLHTLKIKETDRLEALRIELTKLGANISVTNDSLTLIATKSINEEIRIDTYNDHRMAMAFAPLGLKVPIVINNADVVSKSYPDFWDDLKKIGFFMMQRWSFT; this is encoded by the coding sequence ATGAATTTACTGTTACAAACTTCACAACACGATTTACAAGAACAAATTGCAATTACAGGTTCCAAAAGCGAAACCAATCGACTATTGTTGCTTCAGGCATTGTATCCAAATATTACTTTGGCGAATACTTCAAATTCTGATGATAGTGAAGTAATGCAAAAGGCTTTGAATGGTAATGAGGAAATTGTAGATATTCATCATGCTGGAACAGCAATGCGTTTCTTAACGGCATATTTTGCAGTTAATGAAGGACGTGAAGTTGTGTTGACAGGATCTCAAAGAATGACAGAACGCCCGATAAAAGTTTTGGTTGAGGCCTTGCAGCAATTAGGAGCGCAGATCACTTATGAAAAAGAAGAAGGTTATCCGCCTATTCGAATCAAAGGGCAAAAAATCACTGCTTCGAAGGTTAGTATTCCGGCCAATGTGAGTAGTCAGTATATATCGGCATTGCTTTTGGTGGCGCCAAAATTAGAGAACGGAATTGAACTGACTTTGGTTGGTGAGATAACTTCTGTTCCTTATATCAAAATGACTTTGGCATTATTGAATGATTTAAACATTCAAACTAGTTTTGTCGGAAACGTAATCACAGTACATCCAAAAAAGGAAGTAGAAACCAAAGTAATGACCGTAGAATCCGATTGGAGTTCGGCATCTTACTTTTTTAGTTTAGTTGCCTTGGCAAAAACAGCTTCTATTTCTTTGACTAGTTACAAAGAAACCAGTTTGCAGGGAGATTCAGCTTTGGTTGAGATATACAAGGAAATGGGAGTGACGTCACATTTTGAAGGAAACAAACTTACTTTGACAAAGCAAAGTGATTTCGAATACAAAGATTTGAATTTTGAGTTAAATAATACTCCAGACATTGCACAAACTATTGTAGTTACTTGCTTAGGTTTAGGAATTGGTTGTCATCTTACCGGTTTGCACACTTTAAAAATTAAAGAAACCGATAGACTGGAAGCACTTCGTATTGAATTGACAAAATTGGGAGCCAATATATCAGTGACTAATGATAGTTTGACGCTTATAGCGACAAAAAGTATTAATGAAGAGATAAGGATAGATACTTATAACGACCACAGAATGGCGATGGCTTTTGCACCATTAGGATTAAAAGTGCCAATTGTTATCAATAATGCTGATGTCGTATCAAAATCATATCCTGATTTTTGGGATGATTTAAAGAAAATAGGGTTTTTTATGATGCAAAGATGGTCGTTTACATAA
- a CDS encoding nucleotide pyrophosphohydrolase, translating to MNLKNAQLDVDTWIKEHGVRYFNELTNMAQLTEEVGEVARIIARRYGEQSEKESDKNKDLGEELADVVFVVLCLANQTGIDLQAAFDKKMDLKSVRDKDRHKNNDKLK from the coding sequence ATGAACCTAAAAAATGCCCAACTAGACGTAGACACTTGGATCAAAGAACACGGAGTTCGCTACTTCAATGAATTGACCAATATGGCACAACTTACCGAAGAAGTAGGTGAGGTAGCCCGAATCATAGCCCGTCGTTACGGAGAGCAATCCGAAAAAGAAAGCGATAAAAACAAAGATCTTGGTGAAGAATTGGCCGATGTTGTTTTTGTGGTATTGTGTTTGGCTAATCAAACCGGAATCGATTTGCAAGCCGCTTTTGACAAGAAAATGGATCTAAAATCCGTTCGTGATAAAGACCGACACAAAAACAACGATAAACTAAAATAA
- a CDS encoding DUF3857 domain-containing protein, with the protein MRNFKALLGLLILFSCIKINAQNFELGKVSISELKEKQHPKDTSAVAAILFKNGKTSFDYSLKNGFVAITEVTMRIKIYKKEGSDWANFTLPYYVGYEHYNDDVVKFSNAATYNLENGSIVKTKLNSEGSFKKNVNEYWNEASITLPNVKVGSVIEFKYVLKTENIVKFPVFNFQEKIPVNYAEYITSIPYFFTYKPIQVGFIDIKMDSKVVDGSFSFDDKNSQMVNLSFRQLKTKYTAENIPALKEENFVDNIQNYQSSLHHELEKTNFPDEKEKNYSKDWDGVTKTIYADKEFGIELKESLYLLNDVKTILKDVDSKEERLAIVFKFVQNRMNWNNDNGYYTDKGVRQAYIDKTGNVAEINFILISMLKLAGLDASPVLVSTKEHGIPVFPNRTVFNYVIAAVVIDGKQILLDATHKFTTQNILPLNVLNWKGRLIKQEGISQEVDLVPAKPSGKYYTLMVKMDKEAKMEGKYRLQMTDYDAYSFREKYAEMNGDAYLEKLENDLSGIKIQDYSIDNKKTDLANPILENFTFTASNHCDIIGDKIYINPMLFFTQSHNPFVQEKRQMPIYFGYPKLERYNISFEIPDNYTVESIPQPMRISTDGKELSFSINTVFQGNRIQLLITKENNMSIVSAGFYEPIKEFYQKMIDKQNEKIVLKKIQP; encoded by the coding sequence ATGAGAAACTTTAAAGCCCTTTTGGGGTTATTGATTTTGTTTTCTTGTATAAAGATAAATGCTCAAAATTTTGAATTAGGGAAAGTGTCTATTTCGGAATTAAAAGAAAAACAGCATCCCAAAGATACTAGCGCTGTGGCAGCGATATTGTTTAAAAACGGTAAAACTAGTTTTGATTATTCTTTGAAGAATGGATTTGTAGCAATCACAGAAGTGACTATGCGTATTAAAATCTATAAAAAGGAAGGGTCTGATTGGGCTAATTTCACCTTGCCTTATTATGTGGGGTATGAACATTACAATGATGATGTTGTTAAGTTTTCGAATGCAGCAACTTATAATCTTGAGAATGGTTCAATTGTCAAAACAAAACTCAATAGTGAGGGGAGTTTTAAAAAAAATGTAAATGAATATTGGAATGAAGCATCCATAACGTTGCCTAATGTGAAAGTGGGATCGGTCATTGAATTTAAATATGTTTTAAAAACAGAAAATATAGTTAAGTTTCCAGTTTTCAATTTTCAGGAGAAAATTCCAGTAAACTACGCTGAATATATAACGAGCATTCCTTATTTTTTTACCTATAAGCCTATTCAAGTTGGTTTTATTGATATAAAAATGGATTCAAAAGTGGTGGACGGAAGTTTTTCTTTTGATGACAAAAATTCACAAATGGTTAATTTGAGTTTCAGACAATTAAAGACAAAATATACTGCAGAAAATATTCCGGCTTTAAAAGAGGAAAATTTTGTGGATAATATTCAAAATTATCAATCTTCTCTCCATCACGAACTTGAAAAGACAAATTTTCCGGATGAAAAAGAAAAGAATTATTCCAAAGATTGGGATGGTGTAACTAAAACTATTTATGCGGATAAAGAATTTGGAATTGAATTAAAAGAAAGTTTATATCTTCTAAATGATGTAAAAACGATTTTAAAAGACGTTGATTCTAAGGAAGAAAGACTTGCAATAGTTTTTAAATTTGTTCAAAACAGAATGAACTGGAATAATGACAATGGGTATTATACTGATAAAGGTGTTAGGCAGGCCTATATTGACAAAACAGGAAATGTTGCAGAAATAAATTTCATTCTCATCTCAATGTTGAAATTGGCAGGATTGGATGCGAGTCCAGTTTTGGTTAGTACAAAAGAACATGGGATACCTGTTTTTCCTAATAGAACCGTTTTTAATTATGTTATTGCAGCTGTTGTTATAGACGGCAAGCAAATTTTATTGGATGCAACGCATAAATTCACCACACAAAACATCTTGCCTTTGAATGTTTTAAACTGGAAAGGCCGACTTATCAAACAAGAAGGAATTTCTCAAGAAGTTGATTTAGTTCCCGCAAAACCATCTGGTAAATATTATACTTTGATGGTGAAAATGGATAAGGAAGCTAAAATGGAAGGAAAGTATAGACTTCAAATGACGGATTATGATGCGTATAGTTTTAGAGAAAAATATGCAGAAATGAATGGAGATGCTTATTTGGAAAAATTGGAAAATGATTTAAGCGGTATTAAAATTCAAGATTATTCCATTGATAATAAAAAAACCGATTTAGCAAATCCTATTCTGGAAAATTTTACTTTTACGGCTAGCAATCATTGCGATATTATTGGAGACAAAATATACATCAATCCGATGTTGTTTTTTACACAATCACATAATCCTTTTGTTCAGGAAAAAAGACAAATGCCCATCTATTTTGGTTATCCAAAACTGGAAAGATATAATATCAGTTTTGAAATACCGGACAATTATACTGTAGAGTCAATTCCTCAGCCGATGAGAATATCGACAGACGGTAAAGAGTTGTCTTTTTCAATTAACACGGTTTTTCAGGGTAATAGAATACAGCTTTTAATTACTAAGGAGAATAATATGTCTATAGTTTCTGCTGGGTTTTATGAACCAATTAAAGAGTTTTATCAAAAAATGATTGACAAGCAAAACGAAAAAATAGTTCTCAAAAAAATTCAACCATGA
- a CDS encoding DUF3857 domain-containing protein, with amino-acid sequence MKNLTCFLFLSILFCSNVNAQEFKLGKVSIAELEQKTHPKDTAAVAAILFKTGATRFEYVQNEGFRVVTEVAMRIKIYKKEGYDWANQEVRFISGSTSIKESVLFTDAVAYNLVAGKIEKSKLKSEGEFEEKVNKYWSKKKITLPNVKEGSVLEFKYTIRTNNIGMLREFDFQTDIPVDYSEYKTYVPEYFVYNTKLKGFISPQIAVEKSQKSFTITSKERSQVPGTSLNVTKTSFSSDKIEYQETKTTYTAQNMSALKEEAFVNNIDNYTTSLAQELSMTKYPNEPLKTYSTDWNAVVKTIYDNDDFGPELNKTGYFEDDLKAVIAGLSAQDEIISAILNYVKLTVKWNEYNGYSCDDGVKKAYKDKTGNVAEINLMLTAMLRTAGLKANPVLVSTRANGISIFPNRTAFNYVIAAVETPEGLILLDATSKFSTPNVLPFRDLNWMGRLIRKDGTSEEVDLMPTKVSDDNVTMMYSIDATGKITGKLRRQRTNHNAMSFRSEIENIKEEEYLEKLENENEKIEISDYSRTNEKDVKKPIVETCSFTGTSLCEIIGEKMYINPLLFFTKEHNPFKQEVREYPIDYGFPFIDKYAINIDIPDGYVIETLPKSSVFNMEDNIGSFKFISNASGSNIQLSISHQINTPIVSPEYYTTLKEYYQGMIAKQTEKIVLKKA; translated from the coding sequence ATGAAGAATTTAACCTGCTTCTTATTTTTATCAATCCTATTTTGTTCCAATGTAAATGCACAAGAATTTAAATTAGGGAAAGTATCCATTGCCGAATTGGAACAAAAAACACACCCAAAAGACACTGCTGCTGTTGCTGCAATATTGTTTAAAACTGGAGCAACTAGATTTGAATATGTGCAAAATGAAGGTTTCAGAGTAGTTACGGAAGTAGCTATGCGTATTAAGATTTATAAAAAAGAGGGCTATGATTGGGCAAATCAAGAAGTAAGGTTTATTTCGGGAAGTACATCAATAAAAGAAAGTGTTTTATTTACGGATGCTGTAGCTTATAATTTAGTGGCAGGAAAGATTGAGAAATCAAAGCTAAAAAGTGAGGGGGAATTTGAAGAAAAGGTTAATAAATATTGGAGTAAAAAGAAAATAACCTTGCCTAATGTTAAAGAAGGTTCGGTATTAGAATTTAAATACACCATACGGACAAATAATATTGGGATGCTACGAGAATTTGATTTCCAGACTGATATTCCTGTTGATTATTCTGAATATAAAACGTATGTTCCGGAATACTTTGTTTATAACACTAAGCTAAAAGGATTTATTTCACCTCAAATTGCTGTTGAAAAATCTCAAAAGTCATTTACTATTACCAGTAAGGAAAGAAGCCAAGTTCCAGGAACTTCATTAAATGTTACAAAAACTAGTTTTTCAAGTGATAAGATCGAATACCAAGAAACTAAAACAACATATACTGCTCAAAATATGTCAGCCCTGAAGGAGGAGGCATTTGTAAATAATATTGATAATTATACAACAAGTTTAGCGCAAGAATTATCGATGACGAAATACCCAAACGAACCTCTTAAGACTTATTCTACCGACTGGAATGCAGTAGTAAAAACTATTTATGACAATGATGATTTTGGGCCCGAACTTAATAAAACGGGTTATTTTGAAGATGATTTAAAAGCCGTTATTGCGGGATTATCAGCTCAAGATGAAATTATTTCAGCTATTCTAAATTATGTGAAATTAACCGTAAAATGGAATGAATATAATGGTTATTCTTGCGATGATGGTGTTAAAAAAGCGTATAAAGACAAGACAGGTAATGTAGCAGAAATTAATTTAATGCTTACAGCAATGTTGCGTACAGCTGGATTAAAAGCAAATCCTGTTTTGGTTAGCACCAGAGCAAATGGGATTTCAATTTTTCCAAATAGGACGGCTTTTAACTATGTTATTGCTGCTGTAGAAACTCCAGAAGGGTTGATATTGTTGGATGCTACAAGTAAATTTTCAACTCCAAATGTATTGCCATTTAGGGATTTAAATTGGATGGGGAGGTTAATTAGAAAAGATGGAACATCAGAAGAAGTCGATTTGATGCCTACAAAAGTTTCAGATGATAATGTAACAATGATGTATTCAATTGATGCCACCGGTAAAATTACGGGTAAATTAAGACGTCAACGAACCAACCATAATGCTATGAGTTTTAGATCGGAGATAGAAAACATAAAAGAGGAGGAATATTTGGAAAAATTGGAAAATGAAAACGAGAAAATTGAAATTTCTGATTACTCTAGAACAAATGAGAAAGATGTTAAAAAGCCAATTGTAGAAACCTGCTCTTTTACAGGGACAAGTTTGTGTGAGATCATTGGTGAAAAAATGTATATCAATCCATTGTTGTTTTTTACCAAAGAACATAATCCATTTAAACAAGAGGTTAGAGAATATCCTATTGATTATGGGTTCCCGTTTATAGACAAATATGCAATAAATATTGATATTCCAGATGGATATGTGATAGAAACACTTCCAAAATCATCTGTGTTTAATATGGAGGATAATATTGGTAGCTTTAAATTTATATCGAATGCATCTGGAAGCAATATACAGTTATCAATTAGCCATCAAATTAATACACCAATTGTTTCGCCAGAATATTATACTACACTAAAAGAATATTATCAAGGAATGATTGCTAAGCAAACTGAAAAAATCGTTTTAAAGAAAGCATAA
- a CDS encoding DUF3857 domain-containing protein produces the protein MTPKSHSVIYVAFLFATTFLFAQKSDYSTLTLSDSLKENANAVVRLNQIDIVIASQRSMNIKNKRVVTVLNENGLGAIEAYENYDKSSPVKSILATVYDVSGKEIKKIKKGDFRDVSAVSGSTLFSESRYIYLDYTPIQYPFTVVFESETETSNTAFIPQWMPLNDYAVSIEKSILNISYPSNLSFKYKEFNFSNFNVKKTIETSTQLSYTASKMVAQKEEAASPSISSLFPRVMMGLELFHLEGVDGTAKTWTEFGKWYSEKILQGTTDLPEETKVKMKALVGTETDPIKKAQIIYKYVQEKSRYVNISIGIGGWKPMLAGDVDRLGYGDCKALSNYTKALLAAVDVPSYNVILYGNPRKRDIETDFVSMQGNHMILAIPNKDKYVFLECTSQVDPFGYQGTFTDDRNVLVVKPEGGEIVRTKVYEDMGNTQISKGTYSIAENGDFLGKVGIVSEGSQYNQKFNNDKLSPTEMEVFYKDYWSTINNLKIKKVTFKNDTEKVSFTENAEISAVNYGNVSTNKMMFAINAFNPLTQSVKRIRNRKNPLEIQRGSVDIDEIEIALPVNFSIEFLPGNVEINGKFGEYKTEIIKKDNATIVYKRKFFLKKGLYTNKEYDEFRLFMEQISRNDNAKIILTKS, from the coding sequence ATGACCCCCAAGTCCCATTCTGTTATTTACGTTGCTTTCTTATTTGCAACAACGTTTCTTTTTGCTCAAAAGAGCGATTATAGTACACTTACTCTTTCCGATAGTCTCAAAGAAAATGCGAATGCAGTGGTTCGTTTGAATCAAATTGATATTGTAATTGCTTCTCAACGCAGCATGAATATCAAAAACAAACGTGTGGTAACTGTCTTGAATGAGAATGGCTTAGGCGCTATTGAAGCCTATGAAAATTACGACAAATCGAGTCCTGTCAAAAGTATATTGGCAACGGTTTATGATGTTTCAGGAAAGGAAATAAAAAAAATAAAAAAAGGAGATTTCAGGGATGTAAGTGCAGTAAGCGGAAGTACTCTTTTTTCGGAGAGCCGTTATATTTACTTAGATTATACACCAATACAATATCCGTTTACAGTTGTTTTTGAAAGCGAAACAGAAACATCCAATACGGCTTTCATTCCGCAATGGATGCCTTTGAATGATTATGCTGTAAGTATAGAAAAAAGCATTCTGAACATAAGTTATCCTTCAAACCTCAGTTTTAAATATAAAGAATTCAATTTCTCGAATTTTAATGTAAAAAAAACGATAGAAACTTCGACACAACTTTCTTATACAGCATCAAAAATGGTGGCTCAAAAAGAAGAAGCAGCAAGTCCCTCGATTAGTTCCCTTTTTCCAAGAGTAATGATGGGATTAGAGTTGTTTCATCTGGAAGGTGTGGATGGAACTGCCAAAACATGGACAGAATTCGGAAAATGGTACAGTGAAAAAATTCTACAGGGAACCACAGATCTTCCAGAAGAAACTAAAGTAAAAATGAAAGCTCTAGTAGGTACTGAAACTGATCCCATTAAGAAAGCACAAATCATTTATAAATATGTTCAGGAAAAATCAAGATATGTGAATATAAGTATTGGTATTGGAGGATGGAAACCAATGTTGGCTGGTGATGTTGATCGTTTGGGCTATGGAGACTGTAAGGCTTTGAGTAATTATACCAAAGCACTCCTTGCTGCGGTGGATGTACCATCTTATAATGTGATTTTATATGGTAATCCAAGAAAGCGTGATATTGAAACTGATTTTGTTTCAATGCAAGGGAATCATATGATTTTGGCTATACCCAATAAAGATAAATATGTTTTTTTAGAATGTACAAGTCAGGTAGATCCTTTTGGTTATCAAGGAACGTTTACAGATGACAGAAATGTTTTGGTGGTAAAACCCGAAGGAGGAGAGATTGTAAGAACAAAAGTTTACGAAGATATGGGTAATACCCAAATCAGTAAAGGAACTTATTCTATTGCAGAGAATGGTGATTTTTTAGGAAAAGTTGGAATCGTTTCTGAGGGTTCTCAATACAATCAAAAATTTAATAATGATAAGCTTTCTCCAACGGAAATGGAAGTTTTTTATAAAGATTATTGGAGTACCATTAATAATTTAAAAATCAAAAAAGTCACTTTTAAAAATGATACTGAAAAAGTGAGTTTTACTGAAAATGCCGAAATAAGTGCAGTGAATTACGGTAATGTATCAACAAATAAAATGATGTTTGCTATAAATGCTTTTAATCCATTAACTCAAAGTGTCAAACGAATTCGAAATCGAAAAAATCCTTTAGAAATTCAAAGAGGCTCAGTTGATATCGATGAAATTGAAATCGCTTTGCCTGTTAATTTTTCAATTGAATTTCTTCCGGGGAATGTTGAAATTAATGGAAAATTCGGCGAATATAAAACAGAGATTATTAAAAAAGACAATGCTACTATCGTTTACAAGCGAAAGTTTTTTTTGAAAAAAGGTTTATATACCAATAAAGAATACGATGAATTTCGCCTTTTTATGGAGCAAATTTCTAGAAACGACAATGCCAAAATAATTTTAACCAAAAGCTAA
- the dtd gene encoding D-aminoacyl-tRNA deacylase, giving the protein MKIVLQRVSQASVTVDSKIVANIQKGLLVLVGMEDADTQEDTNWLCQKITNLRIFGDENDVMNLSVKDVDGEIIVVSQFTLHALTKKGNRPSYIKASKPEVAIPIYENFVKQIEKELGKKVQTGIFGADMKVSLINDGPVTISIDSKNKE; this is encoded by the coding sequence ATGAAAATTGTTCTCCAAAGAGTTTCCCAAGCTTCCGTAACTGTCGATTCTAAAATTGTTGCCAATATCCAAAAAGGGTTGTTGGTTTTGGTAGGAATGGAAGATGCCGATACCCAAGAAGATACCAATTGGCTTTGCCAAAAAATCACTAATCTTCGCATTTTTGGTGATGAAAACGACGTTATGAATCTTTCGGTAAAAGATGTTGACGGCGAGATAATTGTTGTTTCTCAATTTACGCTTCATGCCCTGACCAAAAAGGGAAATCGTCCTTCATATATCAAGGCTTCAAAGCCAGAAGTTGCCATTCCGATTTATGAAAATTTCGTAAAACAAATCGAAAAGGAATTAGGTAAAAAAGTACAAACTGGAATTTTTGGAGCAGATATGAAAGTGTCATTAATTAATGACGGTCCCGTTACGATATCGATTGATAGTAAAAATAAAGAATAA
- the rsgA gene encoding ribosome small subunit-dependent GTPase A gives MTGLVYKSTGSWYTVKSEQGDFIECRMKGKFRIKGIKSTNPIAVGDIVDYELEETSDTVTGTIHNIHERKNYIVRKAVNLSHQMHIIASNIDRVFLLVTVNNPPTTFNFIDRFLVTAEAYGIEAILVFNKIDTLDEVTLDEQLYMQHVYQEIGYKCLRVSSTENKGVEALQDMMVGKVSMFSGHSGVGKSTLVNAMEPSLHLKTKTISVASKQGQHTTTFAEMYDLSFGAKIIDTPGIKGFGMVDMDPSEISGYFPEFFKLKDQCKFNNCLHKEEPHCAIKAALERDEIAWSRYNSYLKILEGDDEHYRTDDYNEDRIISDKSRE, from the coding sequence ATGACAGGACTCGTTTACAAATCTACAGGAAGTTGGTACACCGTAAAATCAGAACAAGGAGATTTTATAGAATGCCGTATGAAAGGGAAATTCCGAATCAAAGGAATTAAAAGTACCAATCCAATTGCTGTGGGTGATATTGTCGATTATGAACTCGAGGAAACCTCAGATACTGTTACTGGAACAATTCATAATATTCACGAGAGAAAAAACTATATCGTTCGTAAGGCGGTGAATTTATCACATCAAATGCATATTATTGCTTCCAATATTGATCGCGTATTTCTATTGGTAACAGTAAACAATCCACCAACCACATTCAACTTTATTGATCGTTTTTTGGTAACCGCCGAAGCTTATGGAATTGAAGCTATTTTGGTTTTTAATAAAATAGATACCTTGGATGAGGTTACGCTTGACGAGCAGTTGTATATGCAACATGTGTATCAGGAAATAGGATATAAATGTTTGCGGGTTTCCTCGACAGAGAATAAGGGGGTCGAAGCTTTGCAAGATATGATGGTTGGTAAAGTAAGTATGTTTTCTGGACATTCGGGTGTTGGGAAATCGACTCTGGTGAATGCCATGGAACCTTCTTTGCATTTAAAAACTAAAACTATATCTGTAGCCAGCAAGCAGGGACAACATACAACCACTTTTGCAGAGATGTATGATTTGTCTTTTGGGGCAAAAATTATAGATACTCCAGGAATCAAAGGTTTTGGAATGGTCGATATGGATCCGTCAGAGATTAGCGGATATTTTCCCGAATTTTTCAAATTGAAAGACCAGTGTAAGTTCAACAATTGTTTGCATAAAGAAGAACCACATTGCGCCATAAAAGCCGCATTAGAAAGAGATGAAATTGCTTGGTCCCGATATAATAGTTATCTCAAAATTCTGGAAGGAGATGATGAGCATTATCGTACCGATGATTATAATGAGGATAGAATCATTAGTGATAAATCTAGGGAATAA